Below is a window of Flavobacteriales bacterium DNA.
GTTTTTTTGCGAGATTTTTTCATATACAATATTGGTGATAAAGAATTACAAAAAAAGTTCTTCGAAGAATGGGAACAAATGGTGGAGTTTTGTACACAATGTGAAAATTGGAAAAAAGGTAATAGCTGGCGCAGAACTGAATATGAACCTTCTTTATATGGAGTTTCTCATTCTTTAATAAGTATCTGGAATGATGATTACGAAGAGTTTTTGGAGCAAGCTTCTGAAAAAATCATCACATGGTTTGCTAAAAACTTTTATAATCATGATTTGATAAGCAGATTGATTCTTTTACTAAGAAAAAAATCTGGAATAGTTCTCTTAACCAAGGGTGTAGCGGTATTGAAAGTATTTGTCCGACATCACACTAAAACGCTTAGTAAGCCAGCTCCTGAAGGCCATGTTCATAGACAATTTGAATATAATGAGAGTCTAGCTCGAACAGCCAGTTACCTTTGGGAGAATCATGGAGAAGCTCTAAAAAGAAATACTGAACTATATGGCAATTTCAAAGAGATTGTAACATATCTAGTTTCGGTACATGAGCCTATTGGTCTTGAATTGCAGAACAGAATCTTAGAGTCTTAATTATAAATGAACAAACAAGTTAAAAATAACGGTGTACAACAAGGTGTATAATGCATACCCTTCGGGATACGCACCATACACAGAACGTTGTGTGTAATGTAAGAAAAACACTAAAATGAAATGAAAAATCCGTAATTTAACCGAATGAAAACAGAAATAATAAAGTCATTATCAAACACATTTGAAGACCATTCTCAAACAACAGAAAATGGTATTGAATTTTGGTTTGCTAGAGATATACAGCATTTACTTGGTTATTCGGAATGGAGGAATTTCCAAAAAGTAATTATTAAAGCAAAAACTTCTTGTGAAGCAACAAATAACGAGATTTTAGACCATTTTGTTGACGTCAACAAAATGGTTAAACTTGGTTCTGGAAGTGAAAGAGAAATAGAAGATATTATGTTAACAAGGTACGCTTGTTATCTAATAGCTCAAAATGGAGACCCAAGAAAAGAACAAATCGCTTTTGCTCAAAATTATTTTGCTATTCAAACACGAAAGTTTGAAGAAATCGAGAAACGAATTAAAGATTGGGAAAGGCTTCAAGCAAGACAAAAATTAACATTATCTGAAAAAGAACTTTCAGAATTAATATATGAACAGACTGGTAATGACAGAAACTTTGGGTTAATTAGAAGTAAAGGTGACCAAGCACTATTTGGAAAAACTACTCAACAAATGAAAAAGAAATTAGGAGTTCCTAAAGGACGAGCACTTGCTGATTTCTTACCAACATTAACAATAAAAGCTAAAGACTTTGCTACAGAAATAACTGTTTTCAATACAAAAGAAAAAGGGCTTTCAACTGAAAGGCAAATTTCAGCTGAACATATTACTA
It encodes the following:
- the dinD gene encoding DNA damage-inducible protein D → MKTEIIKSLSNTFEDHSQTTENGIEFWFARDIQHLLGYSEWRNFQKVIIKAKTSCEATNNEILDHFVDVNKMVKLGSGSEREIEDIMLTRYACYLIAQNGDPRKEQIAFAQNYFAIQTRKFEEIEKRIKDWERLQARQKLTLSEKELSELIYEQTGNDRNFGLIRSKGDQALFGKTTQQMKKKLGVPKGRALADFLPTLTIKAKDFATEITVFNTKEKGLSTERQISAEHITNNRGVRNILLKRGIKPEELPPEEDVKKLERRVNSESKRLGKNPDKLN